The nucleotide window ttgttgttgatgatgttgttgttgttgttgttgttgctgctgctgctgctgctgctactgaaattaacaaaaaatgtaGGACTAAAATATAAGGATGGAAGAACCTCATGCTACCATTCGTTACAATAACCACTGGAAGATTAGTGTTAGAATGGTAGAATACATGACAACACTGCAAAGCATTCATTACAATAACCACTGGAAGATTGGTATTAGAATGGTAGAATACACGATAATGCTGCACTTAGTGGCTCAATTTTGATTCCTTGATGCTTAATTAAATTCTTCttagttttcctttttttttttcccttGTATTATTGTTGGAATTATAATGAGCTACCTGTTTTTGATGTACTTAAATGTAATTGATGTAATTTTTCAAAAGAAAGGGCACCAACAAAATCACTGTCAACTAATCCATGTCCAAATTTCTAGTAAGTTCAAATGTTTTAAATGTTGAGCGTCCAAATTTCTTTTTGCAGATAACAGCCTAAAAAAGGATGAGGAGGTTTCTGCTGTGATTGAAGGGAGGATCAAAGTCCAAAGTGGAAAACTGGATTGTGATTCTAGATCAGCTTCCATGTTTCCTTCAACTCCTATCCAGAAGGGTTATCCCAGGAAGAAACAGGGTGGTAGCTTTGACCTGAATGACAGACCAAGGAAGAAACCTAGATTGAAAAAACACACACCAAAAATCTTTGATGAAAGCAAGCCCAAAAAGACTCCAAAGCCTAAGATAAAGCCTTTGACTCCAAAACCAGTTAACTTAAAGGCAAGTGCTAGGACAAAGAGTAAACTAAGAAAGGACTGTGACAAAGTCTCAGATGATTTATCAGGAGATAGTGATATGCAAGCACCTAACAGAAAGACTCCAGGAACTATTCCTGAATCTCTAGTCCTAAAGGTTTCAACTCCTCAGCCGGAAATGGAGCATAATATTCATGTAGATCTTGGGCATGATGTGAAGTCATGCAGACGAGCTCTAGATTTTAATTTGGAAATTGAGAATGATGTTATTTCCGAGAGAGCTGCAGAAGTGATCAGAGATCATGTAACACATAGTTGCAACAAATTCTTGACAAATAGACTGGACGGTGTTAACGAGCAAGCAGTTGAAACTGATGTCAACTGTGCTACAAATGTAGACAAGGAGTCACTGATTCCGAACTTGATTGTTCTGGCAAAAGATGAAAGCAGCCATGTCACACGTGCTAGCCTGTTGAAAGCTAATTTACATGACGGTTATGATATTAGCACCACTGGCTTAGAACATAAATTAGAGGCAGAGTCAACTTCGCAGCCCAACCGAGGTAACCAAATTCCATTGTATGACTATTCTTTTGTTGTAAGTCTTTTACTTCTCAAAGAATTCTTGGAACTGATCTCACTTTTCGAAGAATTAACATTGGCACCATGTCTTTGGCAGAAAATGAAGCTAGTATCTGCCAAATTGACCAAAGAACCTGTCAGCATCATATTCTGAACGTTTATAAAAGGAGGACCAAAAGTAAAACAGGTATGATGTCCTTGCCAAGAAATGAAGCTGGTATCTACCAGAATGACCATGGAACGACGGACCAAATTAGTTGTCGGGATCGTTTTCTGAAAGTTTAtggaaggaggagaagaagaaacatCGGTACCTTGTCTTTGGCAGGAAATGAAGCTGATATCTACCCAAATGACCATGAAGCCCCAGATCAAAGTGGTTCTCAGCATCATTTTCCAAAAGTTTATAAAAGAAGGACAAGAGGTGACATTGGTACTATATCTTTTATAGGAGATGAAGCTAATCTCTACCAGAATGACCGAGGAGCTGCGGACCAGACTGGTTGGCATTTTCCAATAATATGCAAGAAAAGGAGGACAAAAAGGAGAAAAGCACTtgtgtttttcaattttttgaatgCTCATCATGTAGACAAAGGCCAGAATGTATTGAATACTGATATGAGGTGCAAAGTGCCTTCCAGTGCAAAGAGGAGGTATGGAAGATTTGGTGCAAAGAGAGCTACAAAAAAGCGTTTTAAAATTGCCAAGAGAGCTAAAAAGAGTTGTTTTATAATTGCCAAGAGAGCTACAAGGAGAAGTTCTAAAACTGCCAGTGGTACTAAAAAGATATGGTTTTCAACTGTGAACTTGGAGCAGAATGTAAACTTAAAATCACATTTTGTTGGAGAGGTTCTACCTACCGAATATCAAATTAGAGCTGCAATGGCTGATCCAGAATCTTTTGATTGTGTGTTTGGCTTGTCCCCTATAGTGAAGTCTCGGAGGAAGAGATCTATCCATCCTAAGAGGACCAAGTCTGCTTATGGGGAAGAAAACACAGATCTAGAACCTTTAAGTCTTGCCTTAACTTTGCCTCCACTAGTCATGTCCAAAAGGAAAAGATCTAAAAATAGTGAAAGATCAACTGCTATTCTAGATTCCCTCTGCCTTACATCAGAAATAAGTGCAATTAACAGGATTGAACCTTTTATAGATAAATCAGCTTGCCGTGAAATTCAAGGATGCCCACAACATGAATATTTGTGGCCTAAAACAGATAAATCAGCTCGCAATGAAATTCAGGAATGCCAACAACATGAAGATATATGGCCTAGAACAGATAAATCAGCTTGCAATGAAATCCAAGAATGCCCACCACATGAAGATCTGTGGCCTAGAAGAGATAAATCAGCTTGCAATGAAATTCGAGAATGCCCACGACATGAAGAGCTGTGGCCTAGAACAGATAAATCAGCTTGCAATGAAATTCGAGAATGCCCACGACATGAAGATCTGTGGCGTAGAACAGATAAATCAGCTTGCAATGAAATTCAAGAATGCCTACGGCATGAAAATCTGTGGTCCAGATCACAGAGTAATCTACTTCTGACCTGCATTTATCCTTTTCTCACTTATTGTAATAATTGTAATGTATATATTGATACAATTTTGCAGGTTCAACGGACTTGGAATCCTTGGTTGCATCACTTATTCAGAGGTTAGAGAATATAAGAATCTGCGATCAGAGAACCTATAGAAAAAGAATAGCGATCAGTAAGAAAAAAACCAGTAATAAAGCTGGCCAGCTTGTCTTGTGGAATCCTTTTGGTCCAATAACTGTTCACAAGGGAAAGTATAAACCCTTGAGACCAAAACTGCCCAAGGTTGATATTGATACGGAGTCACTGCGAGTGTGGAGACTACTTATAGAAAATGAAGGTGAAATTGATGAAGACCTGGATAAAGAGAAGGAGATATGGTGGGAGGAGCAAAGAAAAATATTTCAAGGAAGGGCGGCATCATTCATTGCCCGCATGCGTCTTGTCTTAGGTACATCTTAAACTTTTCTGTCTTACAAGTAGTTTGATGCTTTAACTTTCATGCTAAAAGGAAACTTCCAGGTGATAGGCGCTTTTCCCAATGGAAAGGGTCCGTGGTAGACTCTGTGGTTGGCGTTTACCTAACACAAAATGTATCAGATAATCTTTCAAGGTAAACTTCATTGTATTACATGCCCAATTTTTTTCATTCCTGGAGTCTAAATAATCTTATTGCACCCACTATGCAGCAATGCCTTCATGCTTCTTGCTTCAGCATTCCCACCGCAAAATAAGCAAGAAATGACTACCCCGCAAGGACAACCTTTTATGATAGGAGAGGGAATGCGAGATTCATTTGAAAGAGAAGTTTGTGCCAATCAGAATGATCCTGGGTTTGCTGGCTCTTCTCGAAGTGCAATGTCCATATGTAGGTCAAGTTTAGATGAATTATCTTTTGTAGATGATATACATACATCAGAAAATTTGCCTACATCATATAGCCACTTACCTCATGTGGGGGACTGCATGAATGAGAGATTGGATGGAACTCGAGAGGAAAAAAACATAGCTGAGGATACTTGTGGAAGTCAGGTTACAGTCACTTCTTGCAGCTCAGAAGTGATAATCTCCACTGAGAGTGGTGACTGCATAAATGAGAGATTGGATGGAACTCGAGAGGATACTTGTGGAAGTCAGGTTACAGTCACTTCTTGCAGCTCAGAAGTGATAATCTCCACTAAGTGTGGTGACTGTATAAATGAGAGATTGGATGGAATTCGAGAGGAAAAAATTAGAGCTGAGGATACTTGTGGAAGTCAGGTTACAGTCGCTTCATGCAGCTCAGAAGTGATAATCTCCGCTAACAGTGGTGACTGCATAAATGAGAGATTGGATGGAATTCGAGAGGAAAAAAATAGATCTAAGGATACTTGTGGAAGTCAGGTTACAGCCACTTCTTGCAGTTCAGAAGTGATAATCTCTGCTAACAGTGGTGACTGCATTAATGAGAGATTGGATGGAACTCGAGAGGATGCTTGTGGAAGTCAGGTTACAGTCACTTCATGCAGCTCAGAAGTGATAATCTCCGCTAACAGTGGTGACTACATAAATGAGAGATCGGATGGAACTCGAGAAGAGAAAATTATAGCTGAGCATACTTGTGGAAGTCAGGTTACAGCCATTTCTTGCAGTTCAGAAGTGATAATCTCCGCTAAGAGTGGTGATTTAGGAAATGAAGCGGTCAATTTGCCCAAGACAATATCGAGAAAGAAAGATGAATTCCCAAAAAAAGAAATTGATTGGGATGAATTGAGGAAGACCTATTCTACTGGTAGATCCGGTGTTCTTACCGAAAGAAATAGGGATTCTGTCAATTGGGAAGCCGTTAGACATGCAGATGTTGAAAAGATTTTTGAGCCAATCAAAGGTCGAGGACAGGGTAATGTTCTTGCTGCAAAGATCAAGGTACACTGTAGTGGTTTCAgttctctcattttatttataaTCTATGTGTACCACACTTAGAGTAGggcatagttgattgattgatctGCTTACATTGGTGTTCTTTTAATCAATCGGTTGGTGATTTAATCTTTTCAGAATTTTCTTAATCGATTGGTTAAAGATCATGGAAGCATTGACCTTGAGTGGTTAAGAGATGTCCCACGAGATAAAGTGAAGTAAGAACGTAAATTATTTACTCAAAATTATGGTCATTGTGATATTTAAAGTTAAGATGTTGTCGAGCATTGTTTTATTACTCTGCTTCTGTTCAGAGAATACTTGTTGAGCATAGATGGGATTGGACCGAAGAGTGTGGATTGTGTTCGACTTTTGACACTTCGGAATCTTGCTTTTCCTGTAAGTTTTCAGCAGGGAGTTTTTGTCCACTTTTTTTGGCCTTAGGAATCTCAACATTCTgtgtttttcttattttctcattttttgctcACAAGGTTGACATAAATGTTGCTCGAATAGCAGTACGTCTAGGATGGGTCCCTTTGCAACCATTACCTGATGGCATCCAGATGCATCTTCTGGAGAGGTTTTAATTGAATAAATTCTATTTAGTGTTGCTAAGGTTGAGCTAGTGTATATTAAGTGTTGATTTTCGTTCCAATTAGGTACCCCCTGGAGAGTGACATACAAAAGTACCTTTGGCCACGTCTTTGCAACCTTGATCTGCTAACACTGTAATGAATTTCCACTTTCTTTAGTGTTTTCGTGTTAATGGATTTGCTTGTTACCTTTAATTCTAAGTAACCGAAAATTTGTTCCGGAAAATCTTATGCTCATTAAGTTTGGTACGTGTGGCAGATATGAACTGCATTATCACATGATCACATTTGGAAAGGTCAGATTTACACTCAACCGTCAATGAGAGCAGAGTTTGATTAGCTATATTATTTCTTCAGAGAGCACTAACAGGGGGAGTTTTCTTCAATATCACACAGGTTTTCTGTACGAAGAGAAGTCCAAACTGTAATGCCTGCCCAATGAGAGCCGACTGCAGACACTTTGCAAGTGCATTTGCAAGGTTCGCATCGGATTACTACCCAACTATAaaataaacaatttttttttgatgCAATTGATATCTAGGCCTGTTTAGTATACGAAAATATCTGAAGTATTAACAATTCCCATAGGTAAAGAAAATAGAAGGAGACAAGAtaggaaaagaagagaagaaaatttgGTAAAGAAGTATCACTAGTTGGTTACTTCCTGTTTGGTGTTGGTAGAAAAACCTATATACCTGAATAACCTCAGGTGCAACAAAATGATTCTCCAAACAATGAATACTTCATATTCCAGGAAACCTTGTCAAATTCATCCTCGTGCATCAGAATATTTATAAATTTGCACTATGCAGTTCTAGGCTTCGCCTCCCAGGACCACAGCAGAAAGGAGTGGTCACCGTTAAGCAGCCTGTTAGAGTTGATGAAGTCCCAAACATGTGTCTGCCGTCACCAGCTTTGTCCCTTTCTAGCAGAAGCTTCTTGGAGTCCGGGTTCCAGAATCAAGATTGTGAGCCTATCATAGAAATGCCAGCATCTCCGGAGCACAAACCTCTAGAATCACTGGAACGAGACATTGAAGACTTTCCTTATGAGGTGGAGCATGAGCAGGAGATACCTACCATCCGACTCAACACTGAAGAGTTTCGAGAAAATGTCTTGAACTTTATCAACAAGTCCAACACTAAAGAGTTTCAAGAAAGTGTGTTGAACATTGTTGATGAGATCAGTACATTGAATCGAGATGAAGAAGTGTCAAAAGCCTTGGTTCTTTTGAATCCAGTGTCTGCTTCACATCCTGCTCGTAAACTGAAGTATGAGAGTCGACTAAGGACTGAGCACTTAGTGTAAGTAATAATTCCATCTTTTTTGCGTATAGCAAGTATTTCAAGTAACAGAACCTTATGCTTATAACACGAGCAAATAGTATGTTAAATTGAACACATGCAGTTGTTATTTGCTTAAGCTTTTGGCATACAGCATTTGGCTGATTATAACTATGACAGGGTTTGATGTTTTTGACATCAAAATTTTCATCAGG belongs to Nicotiana tabacum cultivar K326 chromosome 6, ASM71507v2, whole genome shotgun sequence and includes:
- the LOC142182137 gene encoding protein ROS1A-like isoform X1 encodes the protein MELGNAAQEQLQKAVSWAPITPDKCMLATPEFNSNIAGFNKVSSISSSDNSLKKDEEVSAVIEGRIKVQSGKLDCDSRSASMFPSTPIQKGYPRKKQGGSFDLNDRPRKKPRLKKHTPKIFDESKPKKTPKPKIKPLTPKPVNLKASARTKSKLRKDCDKVSDDLSGDSDMQAPNRKTPGTIPESLVLKVSTPQPEMEHNIHVDLGHDVKSCRRALDFNLEIENDVISERAAEVIRDHVTHSCNKFLTNRLDGVNEQAVETDVNCATNVDKESLIPNLIVLAKDESSHVTRASLLKANLHDGYDISTTGLEHKLEAESTSQPNRENEASICQIDQRTCQHHILNVYKRRTKSKTGMMSLPRNEAGIYQNDHGTTDQISCRDRFLKVYGRRRRRNIGTLSLAGNEADIYPNDHEAPDQSGSQHHFPKVYKRRTRGDIGTISFIGDEANLYQNDRGAADQTGWHFPIICKKRRTKRRKALVFFNFLNAHHVDKGQNVLNTDMRCKVPSSAKRRYGRFGAKRATKKRFKIAKRAKKSCFIIAKRATRRSSKTASGTKKIWFSTVNLEQNVNLKSHFVGEVLPTEYQIRAAMADPESFDCVFGLSPIVKSRRKRSIHPKRTKSAYGEENTDLEPLSLALTLPPLVMSKRKRSKNSERSTAILDSLCLTSEISAINRIEPFIDKSACREIQGCPQHEYLWPKTDKSARNEIQECQQHEDIWPRTDKSACNEIQECPPHEDLWPRRDKSACNEIRECPRHEELWPRTDKSACNEIRECPRHEDLWRRTDKSACNEIQECLRHENLWSRSQSSTDLESLVASLIQRLENIRICDQRTYRKRIAISKKKTSNKAGQLVLWNPFGPITVHKGKYKPLRPKLPKVDIDTESLRVWRLLIENEGEIDEDLDKEKEIWWEEQRKIFQGRAASFIARMRLVLGDRRFSQWKGSVVDSVVGVYLTQNVSDNLSSNAFMLLASAFPPQNKQEMTTPQGQPFMIGEGMRDSFEREVCANQNDPGFAGSSRSAMSICRSSLDELSFVDDIHTSENLPTSYSHLPHVGDCMNERLDGTREEKNIAEDTCGSQVTVTSCSSEVIISTESGDCINERLDGTREDTCGSQVTVTSCSSEVIISTKCGDCINERLDGIREEKIRAEDTCGSQVTVASCSSEVIISANSGDCINERLDGIREEKNRSKDTCGSQVTATSCSSEVIISANSGDCINERLDGTREDACGSQVTVTSCSSEVIISANSGDYINERSDGTREEKIIAEHTCGSQVTAISCSSEVIISAKSGDLGNEAVNLPKTISRKKDEFPKKEIDWDELRKTYSTGRSGVLTERNRDSVNWEAVRHADVEKIFEPIKGRGQGNVLAAKIKNFLNRLVKDHGSIDLEWLRDVPRDKVKEYLLSIDGIGPKSVDCVRLLTLRNLAFPVDINVARIAVRLGWVPLQPLPDGIQMHLLERYPLESDIQKYLWPRLCNLDLLTLYELHYHMITFGKVFCTKRSPNCNACPMRADCRHFASAFASSRLRLPGPQQKGVVTVKQPVRVDEVPNMCLPSPALSLSSRSFLESGFQNQDCEPIIEMPASPEHKPLESLERDIEDFPYEVEHEQEIPTIRLNTEEFRENVLNFINKSNTKEFQESVLNIVDEISTLNRDEEVSKALVLLNPVSASHPARKLKYESRLRTEHLVYELPDSHPLLSGFEEREPDDPCPYLLAICRTEELERRDAEICSGSPSSSQYDQIVYGTILIPCRTANRGSFPLNGTYFQVNEVFADHESSKNPIPVPRTSIWHLRRRTLLCGTSVTTIFKGMSTEDIQYCFWRGYMTVRGYDREQRAPRPLHDRFHSGSKSKR
- the LOC142182137 gene encoding protein ROS1A-like isoform X2, encoding MELGNAAQEQLQKAVSWAPITPDKCMLATPEFNSNIAGFNKVSSISSSDNSLKKDEEVSAVIEGRIKVQSGKLDCDSRSASMFPSTPIQKGYPRKKQGGSFDLNDRPRKKPRLKKHTPKIFDESKPKKTPKPKIKPLTPKPVNLKASARTKSKLRKDCDKVSDDLSGDSDMQAPNRKTPGTIPESLVLKVSTPQPEMEHNIHVDLGHDVKSCRRALDFNLEIENDVISERAAEVIRDHVTHSCNKFLTNRLDGVNEQAVETDVNCATNVDKESLIPNLIVLAKDESSHVTRASLLKANLHDGYDISTTGLEHKLEAESTSQPNRENEASICQIDQRTCQHHILNVYKRRTKSKTGMMSLPRNEAGIYQNDHGTTDQISCRDRFLKVYGRRRRRNIGTLSLAGNEADIYPNDHEAPDQSGSQHHFPKVYKRRTRGDIGTISFIGDEANLYQNDRGAADQTGWHFPIICKKRRTKRRKALVFFNFLNAHHVDKGQNVLNTDMRCKVPSSAKRRYGRFGAKRATKKRFKIAKRAKKSCFIIAKRATRRSSKTASGTKKIWFSTVNLEQNVNLKSHFVGEVLPTEYQIRAAMADPESFDCVFGLSPIVKSRRKRSIHPKRTKSAYGEENTDLEPLSLALTLPPLVMSKRKRSKNSERSTAILDSLCLTSEISAINRIEPFIDKSACREIQGCPQHEYLWPKTDKSARNEIQECQQHEDIWPRTDKSACNEIQECPPHEDLWPRRDKSACNEIRECPRHEELWPRTDKSACNEIRECPRHEDLWRRTDKSACNEIQECLRHENLWSRSQSSTDLESLVASLIQRLENIRICDQRTYRKRIAISKKKTSNKAGQLVLWNPFGPITVHKGKYKPLRPKLPKVDIDTESLRVWRLLIENEGEIDEDLDKEKEIWWEEQRKIFQGRAASFIARMRLVLGDRRFSQWKGSVVDSVVGVYLTQNVSDNLSSNAFMLLASAFPPQNKQEMTTPQGQPFMIGEGMRDSFEREVCANQNDPGFAGSSRSAMSICRSSLDELSFVDDIHTSENLPTSYSHLPHVGDCMNERLDGTREEKNIAEDTCGSQVTVTSCSSEVIISTESGDCINERLDGTREDTCGSQVTVTSCSSEVIISTKCGDCINERLDGIREEKIRAEDTCGSQVTVASCSSEVIISANSGDCINERLDGIREEKNRSKDTCGSQVTATSCSSEVIISANSGDCINERLDGTREDACGSQVTVTSCSSEVIISANSGDYINERSDGTREEKIIAEHTCGSQVTAISCSSEVIISAKSGDLGNEAVNLPKTISRKKDEFPKKEIDWDELRKTYSTGRSGVLTERNRDSVNWEAVRHADVEKIFEPIKGRGQGNVLAAKIKNFLNRLVKDHGSIDLEWLRDVPRDKVKEYLLSIDGIGPKSVDCVRLLTLRNLAFPVDINVARIAVRLGWVPLQPLPDGIQMHLLERYPLESDIQKYLWPRLCNLDLLTLYELHYHMITFGKVFCTKRSPNCNACPMRADCRHFASAFASSRLRLPGPQQKGVVTVKQPVRVDEVPNMCLPSPALSLSSRSFLESGFQNQDCEPIIEMPASPEHKPLESLERDIEDFPYEVEHEQEIPTIRLNTEEFRENVLNFINKSNTKEFQESVLNIVDEISTLNRDEEVSKALVLLNPVSASHPARKLKYESRLRTEHLVYELPDSHPLLSGFEEREPDDPCPYLLAICRTERRDAEICSGSPSSSQYDQIVYGTILIPCRTANRGSFPLNGTYFQVNEVFADHESSKNPIPVPRTSIWHLRRRTLLCGTSVTTIFKGMSTEDIQYCFWRGYMTVRGYDREQRAPRPLHDRFHSGSKSKR